In Alphaproteobacteria bacterium US3C007, one genomic interval encodes:
- a CDS encoding thiamine pyrophosphate-binding protein: MRHGGQILIDQLKIQGVDRVFCLPGESYLAALDGLFESGIETIIGRQEGGVAIMAEAHGKLTGKPGVAFVTRGPGATNASAGVHIALQDSTPMILFVGQVASDQRDREAFQEVDYRQMFAPLAKWVAEIDRVDRIPEYISRAFHMAVSGRPGPVVLALPEDMLAQQCDVLDAKPAQPAWQDVSEASVQKVLTQLQGAENPILIAGGGAWSAKAAKDLARFAAALHLPVATSFRCQDYIDNRHPNYAGDLGIAPNPALLSRVQSADCLLVLGARMGEMTTGGYGLLDIPNPSQTMIHIHSDANEIGRVYRPHLGFACTASQFLAQALKTLPAVPVAPQASPEHKAYQAWQAPSATPGAVQLEQVILHLSATLSDDAILTNGAGNYAGWLHRYFCYKAYRTQLAPTSGSMGYGLPAAVSAKLAHPERAVVCLAGDGCFQMSMQEFGTAVQYGANIIVIVVNNGVYGTIRMHQQKTYPDRPSGTDIRNPDFAALARSYGGFGATITKTDQFADAFAAARAAHAPAILDVQTDPRAVTTRSSTAF; the protein is encoded by the coding sequence ATGCGTCACGGCGGCCAAATCCTGATCGACCAGTTAAAAATTCAAGGCGTAGACCGGGTGTTTTGTTTGCCTGGGGAAAGCTATCTAGCAGCGCTGGACGGATTGTTTGAGAGCGGCATTGAAACGATCATCGGGCGTCAAGAAGGCGGCGTGGCGATAATGGCAGAAGCGCATGGCAAGTTAACCGGCAAGCCGGGCGTGGCCTTTGTTACGCGGGGTCCGGGCGCAACAAATGCATCCGCTGGGGTGCATATCGCGTTGCAAGATAGCACGCCGATGATCTTATTCGTGGGCCAGGTGGCCAGCGATCAGCGTGATCGGGAAGCCTTTCAAGAAGTTGATTATCGGCAGATGTTCGCGCCGCTTGCCAAATGGGTTGCCGAAATTGATCGCGTTGATCGGATACCTGAATATATCAGCCGGGCATTTCACATGGCCGTTTCGGGGCGACCTGGCCCGGTCGTGTTGGCCTTGCCCGAGGATATGCTGGCGCAGCAGTGTGACGTGTTGGATGCAAAGCCGGCGCAACCTGCCTGGCAGGATGTCTCAGAGGCCTCTGTGCAAAAGGTGCTGACACAGCTGCAGGGGGCAGAAAACCCAATCCTTATCGCCGGGGGCGGCGCGTGGAGCGCAAAAGCCGCCAAGGATCTGGCCCGCTTTGCCGCAGCGCTTCATCTGCCCGTGGCCACATCTTTTCGATGCCAAGATTACATTGACAACCGGCACCCCAATTATGCTGGTGATTTGGGAATTGCCCCTAATCCCGCTTTGCTAAGCCGGGTGCAAAGCGCGGATTGCCTCCTGGTGCTGGGGGCGCGCATGGGCGAGATGACAACGGGCGGATATGGGCTGTTAGACATTCCAAATCCAAGCCAAACCATGATCCATATCCACAGCGATGCCAATGAGATTGGGCGCGTGTATCGCCCCCATTTGGGCTTTGCTTGTACGGCATCTCAATTCTTGGCGCAGGCGCTTAAAACCTTGCCTGCGGTGCCTGTTGCACCGCAGGCCAGCCCCGAGCATAAGGCCTATCAGGCGTGGCAAGCCCCATCCGCAACCCCGGGGGCTGTGCAATTAGAGCAGGTGATCTTGCATCTTTCTGCAACGCTTTCAGACGATGCTATTTTAACCAATGGGGCGGGCAATTACGCAGGCTGGCTGCACCGTTATTTCTGCTACAAAGCCTATCGCACGCAACTTGCGCCCACTTCTGGAAGCATGGGATATGGGCTGCCCGCGGCGGTTTCGGCAAAATTAGCACATCCGGAGCGCGCGGTTGTGTGCCTTGCCGGCGATGGGTGTTTTCAAATGAGCATGCAAGAGTTTGGAACGGCGGTTCAATACGGCGCCAATATTATCGTGATTGTGGTGAATAACGGTGTTTATGGAACCATTCGAATGCACCAGCAAAAGACATATCCTGACCGCCCTTCAGGAACAGATATCCGCAATCCAGATTTTGCGGCTCTGGCCCGCTCCTATGGAGGGTTTGGCGCAACGATCACCAAGACGGACCAATTTGCCGATGCGTTTGCCGCGGCCCGTGCGGCGCATGCCCCCGCGATATTGGATGTGCAAACGGATCCGCGCGCAGTCACCACGCGCAGCTCAACCGCGTTCTAA
- a CDS encoding 3-keto-5-aminohexanoate cleavage protein, translating to MSKPCIICVAITGSVPKKSDNPAVPISIEEQVESTQAAFELGASIAHCHVRLPDGTPSSDPGRFALLMEGIKTHCPGMIVQLSTGGRSGAGQERGGMLPLRPDMASLTVGSNNFPTRVYENPPDLIDWLSSEMLAYDIKPEIEAFDLSHLYQTAKMLADGRLAAKPYVQFVMGVKNAMPAEKDVFDYYIKTVERLMPDVEWCAAGIGAQQIVVNEWSIAAGGHVRTGLEDNIKLDRSTLAPSNAALVARAVDLCTRFDRKPATVHEARALLGLRAA from the coding sequence CAGTGCCAAAGAAATCTGACAATCCGGCTGTGCCTATTTCCATCGAAGAACAAGTGGAAAGCACGCAAGCGGCTTTTGAATTGGGCGCAAGTATCGCGCATTGCCATGTGCGTTTGCCCGATGGAACGCCAAGCTCGGATCCGGGCCGGTTTGCGCTGTTGATGGAGGGTATAAAAACCCATTGCCCCGGCATGATTGTTCAATTGTCAACCGGAGGCCGCTCTGGTGCGGGGCAGGAGCGTGGTGGGATGTTGCCGCTGCGCCCTGATATGGCGTCACTGACAGTGGGCTCGAATAATTTTCCGACGCGGGTTTATGAAAACCCTCCGGATTTGATCGATTGGCTCTCCAGTGAAATGCTCGCATATGATATTAAACCAGAGATAGAAGCTTTCGATTTGTCTCATTTGTATCAAACGGCGAAGATGTTGGCCGATGGCCGCCTCGCGGCGAAGCCCTATGTGCAATTCGTGATGGGGGTAAAGAATGCAATGCCTGCGGAGAAAGACGTTTTTGACTATTATATAAAAACGGTAGAGCGTTTGATGCCGGATGTTGAATGGTGCGCGGCCGGTATCGGGGCGCAGCAAATCGTTGTCAATGAATGGTCGATTGCCGCGGGTGGACATGTGCGTACTGGGTTGGAAGATAATATCAAACTTGATCGTTCAACCTTAGCGCCCTCAAATGCTGCGCTTGTTGCGCGCGCAGTTGATCTTTGCACGCGCTTCGATCGCAAGCCTGCCACCGTGCACGAGGCGCGCGCATTGCTTGGGTTGCGGGCGGCTTGA